The Nitrospirota bacterium genome has a segment encoding these proteins:
- the xrt gene encoding exosortase, which yields MNFNYLIWALVAIMYTPIFYRLYKVGWSDDYSHAYFIFPIVLWLIWRKRAELKQIFQNTPYVKNFFSLPVFLLGLLMFVFGWHQDYDFILTFSLIPLSLGLTTYIYGMNITKAVSFPLFYLIFLVPPPAAVLDAITLPMRHGVSVVAEIILRFFDYPITRNGLLITVGYNEIFMGAPCSGFRSLITMFSLVLAYVYISKGALLKKFVLAALIIPFALVGNVLRVITLCLITFYFGEEAGQGFFHNFS from the coding sequence ATGAATTTTAATTATTTAATCTGGGCTTTAGTTGCAATAATGTACACACCAATTTTTTATAGGTTGTACAAGGTCGGTTGGTCAGATGATTATTCGCACGCTTATTTCATCTTTCCAATTGTTTTGTGGTTAATATGGCGCAAACGCGCTGAGCTTAAACAAATCTTTCAAAATACACCATATGTCAAAAACTTTTTTAGTTTGCCTGTCTTCTTGCTTGGATTATTAATGTTTGTCTTCGGCTGGCATCAGGATTATGATTTTATTTTAACTTTTTCACTGATACCGCTCTCATTAGGCTTAACAACTTACATTTATGGAATGAATATTACTAAGGCCGTATCTTTCCCGCTTTTTTATCTTATATTTCTCGTCCCGCCTCCAGCGGCAGTTTTAGACGCCATTACCTTACCTATGCGTCATGGGGTTTCCGTCGTTGCTGAAATAATCCTGAGGTTTTTTGATTACCCCATTACGCGTAATGGCTTACTGATTACAGTGGGTTATAATGAAATTTTTATGGGAGCCCCGTGCAGTGGATTCCGCTCTTTGATTACTATGTTTTCCCTCGTACTGGCTTATGTATATATAAGCAAAGGGGCCTTATTGAAAAAATTTGTTCTTGCTGCTCTAATTATTCCTTTTGCGTTGGTAGGTAATGTCCTTCGTGTTATAACGCTTTGCTTAATAACGTTCTATTTCGGTGAAGAAGCCGGACAGGGGTTTTTCCATAATTTCAGTG